Proteins from a genomic interval of Yoonia sp. GPGPB17:
- the argB gene encoding acetylglutamate kinase, whose amino-acid sequence MNRDWIATARTLSEALPYMQRYAGATVVIKLGGHAMGSDEAMRGFARDVVLMRQVGLNPVIVHGGGPMINEMLDKLDIQSTFVNGKRVTNQATMDVVEMVLSGQVNNRLVQAICEEGGKAVGLSGKDANLIVCKQTHADLGFVGTPSTVDPTILRDLHAAHAIPVIAPLGMGRDGETFNINGDTAAGAIAGALKADRLLLLTDVEGVKDKSGEVLTEIDPKIIPDLIADGTIAGGMIPKTETALAAMNDGVRAVVILDGRAPNACLLELFTDHGAGSLIRRPRS is encoded by the coding sequence ATGAACCGTGATTGGATCGCCACCGCCCGGACCCTCAGCGAAGCCCTGCCCTACATGCAGCGCTATGCCGGTGCGACAGTAGTGATCAAACTGGGCGGACATGCCATGGGCAGCGATGAAGCCATGCGCGGCTTTGCCCGCGACGTGGTACTGATGCGGCAAGTTGGGCTGAATCCAGTGATCGTCCATGGCGGCGGGCCAATGATCAACGAAATGCTGGACAAGCTGGATATCCAATCCACGTTCGTGAATGGCAAGCGCGTGACCAATCAGGCGACGATGGATGTAGTCGAAATGGTGCTCTCCGGTCAGGTGAACAACCGCCTTGTGCAAGCGATCTGCGAAGAAGGGGGCAAGGCGGTTGGGCTGTCGGGCAAGGACGCCAACCTGATTGTCTGCAAGCAAACGCACGCGGACCTCGGCTTTGTCGGCACGCCTTCGACGGTGGACCCCACCATCCTACGCGACCTGCACGCCGCCCATGCAATCCCGGTGATTGCCCCTCTTGGCATGGGCCGTGATGGCGAGACCTTTAACATCAATGGCGATACAGCCGCCGGGGCCATAGCAGGCGCGCTGAAGGCCGACCGTCTTTTGTTGCTGACAGATGTCGAGGGCGTAAAGGACAAATCAGGCGAAGTCCTGACCGAGATTGACCCCAAGATTATCCCTGACCTTATCGCCGATGGCACCATCGCGGGCGGCATGATCCCCAAGACGGAAACCGCATTGGCCGCAATGAACGATGGTGTCCGCGCGGTGGTCATCCTTGACGGGCGCGCACCCAACGCCTGCCTGCTTGAGCTGTTCACCGATCACGGTGCAGGTTCGCTGATCCGCAGACCAAGGTCGTGA
- the yihA gene encoding ribosome biogenesis GTP-binding protein YihA/YsxC codes for MEMRFPEVEEPDAQALEKGRLLFAGETDFVKGVVAMDGLPPADRVEVCFAGRSNVGKSSLINALTGRRGLARASNTPGRTQEINFFTAGDIYVVDLPGYGFANAPVAVVEKWQRLLKQYLQGRQTLRRVFVLIDARHGAKAVDEEIMSLLDSAAVTFQVVMTKVDKLKGDALQASLDKTRAALTKHPAAFPELILTSSEKGDGIKTLRAVIAGIQ; via the coding sequence ATGGAGATGCGCTTTCCCGAAGTGGAAGAGCCTGACGCGCAAGCGCTCGAAAAAGGCCGCCTGTTGTTTGCGGGTGAAACCGACTTTGTCAAAGGCGTCGTCGCTATGGATGGGCTGCCACCAGCGGACCGGGTCGAGGTGTGCTTTGCTGGCCGTTCCAACGTCGGCAAATCATCCCTGATCAACGCGCTGACGGGACGCAGGGGCTTGGCGCGCGCGTCTAACACGCCAGGGCGCACGCAAGAGATCAACTTTTTCACCGCAGGCGACATCTATGTGGTCGATTTGCCCGGATACGGCTTTGCCAACGCACCCGTCGCAGTCGTCGAAAAATGGCAACGGTTGCTCAAACAATACCTGCAAGGGCGGCAAACGCTGCGCCGGGTTTTTGTATTAATTGACGCACGGCACGGGGCCAAGGCTGTAGACGAAGAAATCATGTCACTGCTCGACAGCGCCGCGGTCACCTTTCAGGTGGTCATGACCAAGGTCGACAAGCTGAAAGGCGATGCCCTGCAAGCCTCGCTCGACAAAACACGCGCAGCACTGACCAAACACCCTGCCGCCTTTCCCGAACTAATCCTAACGTCGTCTGAGAAAGGCGACGGCATCAAGACGCTGCGCGCCGTCATTGCGGGCATCCAATGA
- a CDS encoding MOSC domain-containing protein, with the protein MPRVAALWRHPIKSHGREALDQVTLVTGQTMPWDRAWAVTHERSKFDADTPAWVSCRNFMIGVSTPGLAGIWARFDEATGIMHLRHDVLGEISFNPDNRDDAARFIAWVRPLCPPEKFQPTGLAKVPDRGMTDSDYPSVSIMTQSSHNAVSQKLGRPLEIERWRGNIWLDGAGPWEELEWIGKDVQIGEAILHVVEPIQRCKHTMANPRTGKRDADTLGALRDGWNHQDFGVYAKVIKGGKVTPNDTAKVV; encoded by the coding sequence ATGCCACGTGTCGCCGCGCTGTGGCGGCACCCCATCAAAAGCCACGGACGCGAGGCGCTGGATCAGGTGACGCTGGTCACAGGGCAGACGATGCCTTGGGATCGAGCGTGGGCTGTTACGCATGAGCGATCCAAGTTTGACGCAGATACCCCCGCTTGGGTTAGCTGTCGGAACTTCATGATCGGGGTCAGTACGCCCGGACTGGCCGGTATCTGGGCAAGGTTTGATGAGGCAACAGGTATCATGCACCTGCGTCACGACGTGCTGGGCGAGATCAGCTTTAACCCGGACAATCGCGATGATGCGGCACGCTTTATCGCATGGGTCCGCCCACTTTGCCCCCCAGAAAAGTTCCAGCCAACAGGGCTTGCGAAAGTGCCTGATCGGGGGATGACAGACAGTGACTACCCTTCCGTATCCATCATGACCCAGTCCAGCCACAATGCTGTATCCCAGAAACTGGGCCGCCCGCTCGAAATCGAGCGCTGGCGCGGTAACATCTGGCTTGATGGTGCGGGGCCTTGGGAAGAGCTGGAATGGATAGGCAAAGACGTCCAGATCGGCGAAGCGATCTTGCATGTCGTGGAACCAATCCAGCGCTGCAAGCACACGATGGCGAACCCCCGCACCGGCAAACGTGACGCCGATACGCTGGGCGCTTTGCGCGACGGCTGGAACCATCAGGATTTTGGCGTCTATGCCAAGGTGATCAAGGGCGGTAAAGTCACCCCGAATGACACGGCAAAGGTGGTCTGA
- a CDS encoding NAD(P)/FAD-dependent oxidoreductase produces the protein MDLLTANDRQGEYPPSYYAATAEHLDRFPAAAGEITCDICVVGAGFTGLSTAYHLTQRGYDVVVLDAQRVGFGASGRNGGQASVGQRRDQEELEAMVGDSHARQLWDIGCEAVDLVRSLCAKDEVRTAFHPGIFHTVHRKRDHVHNHDFVAHMQDKYGYDKISVLEPDACREIVNSPAYHGGTLDMGSGHVNPLELVLGLARLATKAGARIFEGSKVNNIAEGDPATVSTDQATIKARFVVLGCNGYLGKMHKHVAARVMPINNFIVSTAPMSPEQQDSIIRNNYAVADSKFVVNYFRFSDDHRLLFGGTETYGYQFPSDIAGAVRKPLTQIFPQLKDVEIDHAWGGTLGITMNRMPHYERINGNILTMSGFSGSGVAMGTMSGQIAAEAIAGQAEKFDIMAKVPTFPFPGGPALRSPLLILAMLWYSLRDRL, from the coding sequence ATGGATCTGCTGACAGCCAATGATCGGCAAGGCGAGTACCCGCCGTCTTACTACGCCGCAACGGCAGAGCATTTGGATCGTTTTCCAGCGGCGGCGGGTGAGATCACCTGTGATATTTGCGTTGTGGGTGCCGGGTTCACCGGCCTGTCGACCGCTTACCACCTGACTCAGCGCGGCTATGACGTGGTCGTGCTGGATGCCCAGCGCGTTGGCTTTGGTGCCTCGGGGCGCAACGGCGGTCAGGCCAGTGTCGGTCAACGCCGCGATCAGGAAGAGCTTGAGGCGATGGTGGGTGACAGCCATGCCCGCCAGCTTTGGGACATCGGCTGCGAGGCTGTCGATCTGGTCCGCAGTCTTTGTGCCAAGGATGAAGTCCGCACCGCGTTCCATCCCGGCATCTTCCATACGGTGCACCGCAAACGCGACCATGTGCACAACCACGACTTTGTCGCGCATATGCAGGACAAATACGGCTACGACAAAATCAGCGTGCTGGAACCAGACGCCTGCCGCGAGATTGTCAATTCACCCGCATATCACGGCGGCACATTGGATATGGGGTCGGGGCATGTGAACCCGTTGGAACTGGTGCTGGGGTTGGCGCGGTTGGCAACAAAGGCAGGCGCGCGGATCTTTGAAGGGTCAAAAGTAAACAACATAGCTGAGGGGGACCCGGCAACAGTCAGCACCGATCAGGCCACAATCAAAGCGCGTTTTGTTGTGCTTGGGTGCAACGGCTATTTGGGTAAGATGCACAAACACGTGGCGGCACGGGTTATGCCGATTAACAACTTCATCGTTTCAACCGCGCCGATGTCGCCTGAACAGCAAGACAGCATCATCCGCAACAACTATGCAGTGGCGGATAGCAAATTCGTCGTAAACTACTTTCGGTTCTCAGATGATCATCGGCTGCTTTTTGGAGGAACCGAAACCTATGGCTACCAGTTTCCCAGCGATATCGCAGGTGCCGTCCGCAAGCCGCTAACTCAGATTTTTCCCCAGCTTAAGGACGTCGAAATTGACCATGCCTGGGGCGGTACACTCGGGATCACCATGAATCGCATGCCGCATTATGAACGGATCAACGGCAACATCCTGACGATGTCAGGGTTTTCAGGATCAGGCGTGGCGATGGGCACAATGTCTGGCCAGATTGCAGCCGAAGCGATTGCGGGACAGGCCGAAAAGTTCGATATCATGGCAAAGGTTCCGACGTTTCCCTTCCCTGGCGGCCCAGCCCTGCGTTCGCCCCTACTTATCCTTGCGATGCTATGGTATAGCTTGCGTGACAGATTGTAG
- a CDS encoding aspartate aminotransferase family protein has translation MNVLTNYPPTEELQALDAAHHLHPFSHANALAEKGSRVITSAKGVWLKDSDGEEIIDGMAGLWCVNIGYGRDELAEAAARQMKELPYYNTFFQTTHVPALMLAKKLAELAPENLNHVFFASGGSDANDTNIRLVRTYWAEKGQPDRDVIISRWNAYHGSTIGGTSLGGMKGMHGQGSLPIAGIEFIDQPNWWAEGGDMTPEEFGLERARQLEEKIKEIGPEKVGAFIAEPIQGAGGVIVPPETYWPEIQRIVKKYGILLIADEVICGFGRTGNWFGSQTVGITPDIMTIAKGLSSGYIPIGGSIVSDEVAAVLRETEFNHGYTYSGHPVACAVALENLRILEEEGMVDNIRDVTAPYLKDKWEALADHPLVGEAKIVGMMASVALTPDKATRAAFPDPGTVGFICRDRCFANNVIMRSVGDRMIISPPLSITCDEIDILMERARKSLDECYEILKADDLLKAG, from the coding sequence ATGAACGTGCTCACGAATTATCCCCCGACCGAAGAATTGCAGGCGCTGGACGCCGCCCATCATCTGCATCCCTTTAGCCACGCCAACGCTTTGGCAGAAAAAGGGTCACGGGTGATCACCTCTGCCAAGGGTGTCTGGTTGAAAGACAGTGATGGCGAAGAGATTATCGACGGCATGGCGGGCCTTTGGTGTGTGAACATCGGGTATGGCCGCGATGAGTTGGCCGAGGCCGCAGCGCGCCAGATGAAGGAGCTGCCGTACTACAACACGTTCTTTCAAACGACCCATGTTCCGGCGCTGATGTTGGCCAAGAAACTGGCCGAGCTGGCACCTGAAAACTTGAACCATGTGTTCTTTGCAAGTGGCGGTTCTGACGCCAACGACACCAATATCCGCCTGGTGCGCACCTATTGGGCGGAGAAAGGGCAGCCAGATCGTGACGTGATCATCTCGCGCTGGAACGCCTATCACGGCTCGACCATTGGCGGCACATCGCTGGGCGGCATGAAGGGCATGCATGGCCAAGGCAGCTTGCCTATTGCGGGCATTGAATTCATTGATCAGCCCAACTGGTGGGCCGAAGGCGGCGATATGACGCCCGAAGAGTTCGGGCTCGAGCGCGCGCGCCAATTGGAAGAAAAGATCAAGGAAATCGGACCTGAAAAGGTCGGCGCTTTCATCGCCGAACCCATTCAGGGTGCCGGTGGTGTCATTGTGCCTCCAGAAACATATTGGCCCGAAATCCAGCGGATTGTGAAGAAGTATGGCATCCTGTTGATCGCCGATGAAGTGATCTGCGGCTTTGGGCGCACCGGCAATTGGTTCGGGTCTCAGACGGTCGGGATCACGCCTGATATCATGACAATCGCCAAAGGTCTCAGCTCTGGCTACATCCCTATCGGCGGGTCCATCGTTTCGGATGAGGTCGCCGCCGTGCTGCGCGAGACTGAATTCAACCATGGATACACCTATTCGGGGCACCCTGTGGCTTGTGCCGTCGCCTTGGAAAACCTGCGTATTCTGGAAGAGGAAGGCATGGTCGATAACATCCGCGATGTGACCGCGCCCTACCTGAAAGACAAATGGGAAGCGCTGGCTGATCATCCGCTGGTGGGCGAGGCGAAAATTGTTGGTATGATGGCCTCGGTCGCGTTGACACCAGACAAAGCGACGCGTGCAGCCTTCCCTGATCCCGGTACAGTGGGTTTCATCTGTCGTGACCGTTGTTTTGCCAACAACGTCATCATGCGCAGCGTCGGCGACCGCATGATCATCTCGCCTCCTTTGTCGATCACCTGTGATGAGATTGACATCCTGATGGAGCGGGCGCGCAAGTCACTGGACGAATGCTACGAAATACTGAAGGCCGATGACCTGCTGAAGGCGGGCTGA